The Fimbriimonas ginsengisoli Gsoil 348 genome window below encodes:
- a CDS encoding extracellular solute-binding protein: MTGRAAAGFGLAAIGLAITFALSEKATSRQADASKVTVVYWEKWTGSEGEEMRKVVDAFNRSQNKIFVRYLTVSGVDSKTMLATAGGNPPDVAGIWADQLCQFSDAKALTDLMPMALANGLGPDYYIKNYWDALTYRGGLWALPSTPASIALHVRTDLVPKEVASPETFPKTIEDFDKLVFRISKKRPDGSLEMAGFLPSSPGWWNWAWSPYFGGKLVVGDKITVDSPEAERAFTWIASYAKKFGSKEVQSFQSGFGGFASPQDPFMTGKTATEMNGVWKANYIDVYKKGVKWFAVPFPYPADHPELQGHTNLSQDVLAIPRGAKHAKEAFEFIRYVQRQDVMEGLCTRHGKNSPLNKVSEAFFKNHPNKFIRLFDQLARSPKAINPPQIGLYPQINAELGVAFQSVNTGQKEPKEALAEAQARLDGLWATYRTQVLDR, encoded by the coding sequence ATGACAGGACGAGCGGCGGCGGGCTTCGGATTAGCGGCGATCGGACTCGCGATCACCTTCGCGTTAAGCGAGAAGGCGACCTCGCGCCAAGCCGACGCCAGCAAGGTCACCGTCGTCTACTGGGAAAAGTGGACGGGATCCGAAGGCGAGGAGATGCGGAAGGTCGTCGACGCCTTCAACCGAAGCCAAAACAAGATCTTCGTGCGCTACCTCACCGTTTCGGGGGTCGACAGCAAGACAATGCTCGCAACCGCGGGAGGCAACCCGCCCGACGTCGCCGGCATCTGGGCCGACCAGCTTTGCCAATTCTCCGATGCAAAGGCGCTGACCGACCTGATGCCGATGGCGCTGGCGAACGGCCTCGGCCCGGATTACTACATCAAGAATTACTGGGACGCCCTCACCTACCGAGGCGGCCTTTGGGCGCTCCCCAGCACGCCCGCTTCCATCGCCCTCCACGTCCGCACCGACCTCGTGCCGAAGGAGGTCGCCTCCCCCGAAACTTTCCCCAAGACGATCGAGGATTTCGACAAGCTCGTCTTTCGGATCTCCAAAAAGCGGCCGGACGGAAGCCTCGAAATGGCGGGGTTTCTACCCTCGAGCCCCGGGTGGTGGAACTGGGCCTGGTCCCCCTATTTCGGTGGCAAGCTCGTGGTGGGAGATAAGATCACCGTCGACTCCCCCGAAGCGGAACGCGCATTCACCTGGATCGCCAGCTACGCCAAGAAGTTCGGCTCCAAAGAGGTTCAGAGCTTCCAGAGCGGCTTCGGCGGCTTCGCCTCCCCTCAAGACCCGTTCATGACCGGCAAGACCGCCACCGAGATGAACGGCGTGTGGAAAGCGAACTACATCGACGTTTACAAGAAAGGGGTCAAGTGGTTCGCGGTCCCATTCCCCTACCCGGCCGACCATCCCGAGCTCCAAGGGCATACCAACCTTTCGCAAGACGTCCTCGCCATCCCACGCGGCGCGAAGCACGCGAAAGAGGCGTTCGAATTCATCCGGTATGTGCAGCGGCAAGACGTGATGGAGGGGCTTTGCACCAGGCACGGTAAGAACTCGCCGCTGAACAAAGTCAGCGAGGCGTTCTTCAAGAACCATCCCAACAAGTTCATCCGGTTATTCGACCAGCTCGCCCGGTCTCCAAAGGCGATCAATCCTCCTCAGATCGGTCTCTACCCGCAGATCAACGCCGAGCTCGGCGTGGCTTTCCAGTCGGTAAACACCGGACAAAAAGAACCCAAGGAGGCGCTCGCCGAAGCGCAGGCACGCCTCGACGGCTTATGGGCCACCTACCGCACGCAGGTGCTCGACCGATGA
- a CDS encoding beta-galactosidase codes for MSNEHLLNSRLPRLWHGGDYNPEQWPSQVWDDDVRLMQTARCNVATIGIFSWSKLEPSEGRFDFAWMDDVIDRLSRGDRWFILATPSAAPPAWLSRRYPETLRTGADGVRRRHGNRVNYNLASKVYREKTREIARRLSERYGAHPRLLAWHMSNEYGGADYGEESASAFRLWLQRKFGTLDALNAAYWTTFWSHTYTDWEEIHPPGAPHGEESIQGLTVDWQRFVTDQTIDFMLNEAAPLRELSPEVPITTNMMGTYPGLDYRKFASHIDFTSWDSYPAFQGGLEETKIWVAAAFKHDLTRSIKPKMPWLLMESTPSSGNWYPYMALKRPGMHRLEAVQAVAHGADGVQYFQWRQSRGSQEQLHGAVVGHAGDEGTRVFQEVKAVGEELESLAHLVGTQVDAEVAIVYDWEVRWAIDAASGPVRESKKYEETCIEHYRAFWQAGVPVDVIGLDDPLDRYKVVVAPMAYSLRPGFAERVKAFVEAGGTFVTTYLTGWVDENSLVYEGGFLSPLRELLGIWSEELDVLYPGHSKASEFVDDNDLGLAGQFTASDFCELIHLTTAKAAATYAEDFYEGRPSVTVNRVGDGLAYYVASRTEPTFNDAFLTAIAQKAGVETFLLPTGVTVQRRVGGGREFHFFLNATPNSVSFSTERSGKVELPPWGAEVR; via the coding sequence ATGAGCAACGAACACTTGCTGAACTCTCGACTCCCGCGGCTCTGGCATGGAGGGGATTACAACCCGGAGCAGTGGCCCTCGCAGGTGTGGGACGACGACGTCCGGCTCATGCAAACCGCCCGTTGCAACGTCGCCACCATCGGCATTTTCTCTTGGTCGAAATTGGAACCCTCGGAAGGGCGGTTCGACTTCGCATGGATGGACGACGTCATCGACCGGCTGTCGAGAGGGGATCGCTGGTTCATCCTGGCGACGCCCAGCGCGGCCCCTCCCGCCTGGCTTTCGCGACGTTATCCGGAAACGTTGCGGACCGGCGCCGACGGAGTCCGCCGCCGGCACGGCAACCGAGTGAATTACAACCTCGCTTCGAAGGTTTATCGAGAGAAAACGCGAGAAATCGCCCGCCGACTCTCCGAACGTTACGGCGCCCACCCCCGCCTGCTCGCCTGGCACATGTCGAACGAGTACGGCGGCGCCGACTATGGAGAAGAAAGCGCGTCCGCGTTCCGACTTTGGCTGCAACGGAAGTTCGGGACCCTCGATGCCCTGAACGCCGCCTACTGGACCACGTTTTGGAGCCACACCTACACCGACTGGGAGGAGATCCACCCGCCGGGAGCACCGCACGGCGAGGAGTCGATCCAAGGCCTGACCGTCGACTGGCAGCGGTTCGTCACCGATCAGACGATTGACTTCATGCTGAACGAAGCGGCCCCGCTCCGCGAGCTCTCCCCCGAGGTCCCCATCACCACCAACATGATGGGAACCTATCCGGGGCTCGACTACCGCAAGTTCGCCTCCCACATCGACTTCACAAGCTGGGATAGCTATCCAGCCTTTCAAGGCGGCTTAGAGGAAACCAAGATCTGGGTCGCGGCGGCGTTCAAACACGACCTCACCCGCTCGATCAAGCCAAAAATGCCTTGGTTGTTGATGGAGTCGACCCCAAGCTCCGGAAACTGGTACCCCTACATGGCGCTAAAACGCCCCGGAATGCACCGCCTCGAAGCCGTGCAAGCGGTCGCCCATGGCGCGGACGGCGTCCAGTATTTCCAGTGGCGTCAATCGCGCGGCAGCCAGGAGCAGCTTCACGGTGCAGTCGTCGGCCACGCCGGCGATGAGGGAACCCGAGTCTTCCAAGAAGTCAAAGCCGTGGGCGAAGAGCTAGAGTCTCTGGCACACCTGGTAGGCACCCAGGTCGATGCCGAAGTCGCGATCGTGTATGACTGGGAGGTTCGTTGGGCGATCGACGCCGCCTCCGGCCCGGTGCGGGAGAGCAAGAAGTACGAGGAGACGTGCATCGAGCACTACCGGGCGTTCTGGCAAGCCGGAGTCCCCGTGGACGTCATCGGCCTCGACGATCCGCTCGATCGATACAAGGTCGTCGTCGCGCCCATGGCCTACTCCCTTCGACCCGGCTTCGCCGAGCGAGTGAAGGCGTTCGTCGAAGCCGGCGGAACGTTCGTGACGACCTACCTCACCGGATGGGTCGACGAAAACTCCCTCGTCTATGAAGGAGGTTTCCTTTCCCCGCTACGAGAGCTCCTCGGCATTTGGAGCGAGGAACTGGACGTCCTCTATCCCGGCCATTCCAAAGCCAGCGAGTTCGTCGACGACAACGACCTCGGGCTCGCCGGCCAATTCACCGCCTCCGATTTCTGCGAGCTGATCCACCTCACGACCGCTAAAGCCGCCGCCACTTACGCCGAGGACTTCTATGAGGGACGCCCGTCGGTCACGGTGAACCGAGTAGGCGACGGGCTCGCCTACTACGTCGCATCGAGAACCGAGCCCACGTTCAACGATGCGTTCCTTACCGCCATTGCCCAGAAAGCAGGGGTTGAAACTTTCCTGCTGCCGACCGGAGTCACCGTTCAACGCCGAGTCGGCGGCGGACGCGAATTCCACTTTTTTCTAAACGCAACCCCGAACTCAGTCTCTTTCTCCACCGAACGATCCGGTAAGGTCGAACTTCCGCCTTGGGGGGCTGAAGTGAGATGA
- a CDS encoding glycoside hydrolase family 53 protein yields the protein MFSRALTILLLSAASIAVSAQLPRGFLRGGDVSEIPEVEATGGHYSYQGKTEDPFRILKKAGWNWVRFRIWNHPKDGFCDKEHTLAAAKRAKAAGLAISLDFHYSDWWADPGKQYAPAAWKELPMDKLTEAVYDYTKDVVDAMNRQGTRPNMVQIGNEITAGMIWPQGKLASNDPAQWKNLAALIDAGIRAVHDADGNRHRILTMIHLDRGGDNKGARWWFDHLKAEGVDFDTIGLSFYPFWHGTLTDLQANVNDLAVRYGKDIYVVETAYPWTIDRARGQGFAMTEKLDPEYPPTPEGQAKFLRKMLEIVQAIPGGRGKGLLYWAPTWISTKTHIPWSNMATFNDQGEALPGVRALGGKKD from the coding sequence ATGTTTTCCCGCGCTCTCACGATCCTTTTGCTCAGCGCCGCCAGCATCGCCGTTTCTGCCCAGCTCCCCCGCGGCTTCCTTCGTGGGGGCGATGTCTCAGAGATTCCAGAAGTCGAAGCGACTGGAGGGCACTATTCATACCAAGGGAAAACCGAGGACCCTTTCCGAATTCTTAAGAAAGCGGGCTGGAACTGGGTGCGGTTTCGCATCTGGAATCACCCCAAAGACGGCTTCTGCGACAAGGAGCACACCCTAGCCGCAGCGAAACGGGCGAAAGCGGCCGGATTGGCGATCAGTCTCGACTTCCACTACTCCGACTGGTGGGCCGATCCGGGCAAGCAGTACGCCCCCGCGGCCTGGAAAGAGCTGCCGATGGATAAGTTGACCGAGGCGGTGTACGACTACACGAAAGACGTCGTCGACGCCATGAACCGACAAGGGACGCGGCCGAATATGGTGCAGATCGGAAACGAGATCACTGCCGGCATGATCTGGCCCCAAGGCAAGCTCGCGAGTAACGATCCGGCGCAGTGGAAAAACCTTGCCGCTTTGATCGACGCGGGGATTCGCGCCGTCCACGACGCGGACGGCAATCGCCACCGAATCCTTACGATGATTCACCTCGACCGCGGCGGCGATAACAAGGGCGCCCGCTGGTGGTTCGACCATCTCAAAGCGGAGGGGGTCGACTTCGATACGATCGGCCTGTCGTTCTATCCGTTCTGGCACGGCACCCTCACCGACCTGCAAGCCAACGTCAATGATCTCGCCGTCCGGTACGGGAAAGACATCTACGTCGTGGAAACCGCCTATCCGTGGACGATCGACCGGGCTCGGGGCCAAGGCTTTGCCATGACCGAAAAGCTCGACCCGGAATACCCGCCCACTCCCGAAGGCCAGGCGAAGTTCCTCCGTAAAATGCTCGAGATCGTCCAAGCGATCCCCGGCGGCCGAGGCAAAGGGCTCCTCTACTGGGCTCCCACCTGGATCTCCACTAAAACGCACATCCCCTGGTCCAACATGGCGACCTTTAACGACCAAGGCGAAGCGTTACCCGGAGTGCGGGCTCTCGGAGGGAAGAAAGACTAA
- a CDS encoding LacI family DNA-binding transcriptional regulator gives MSTTMSDIAARAGTSVAAVSVALNGARSKTVKLSEDTRERILRAANELGYRRNPHAGALATGRSKVVGLMLPSASSYADHDPFFWLFTTGVAAAAARRGYNLMLYSANSENGPAQIDRFVAGLVFVSPPTEAAMYAECDRQRIPYVSVFGDPAEARLTVGSSDREGGLMATRHLLQQGHRRIAHLRGREEIRTTHPRQQGYEDALHEAGIGVDETLIQPGDFNRLTGFMSTKALMALPGSRRPTAIFACNDLAAHGAMEAIAEAGLRIPEDVAVVGYDDTWFATVVQPALTSVDMDVLGLGDRAADLVLDAIEGQFTDAGQVVLPVRLTVRESSGAQMSGPMEGS, from the coding sequence ATGAGCACGACAATGAGCGACATTGCGGCGAGGGCCGGCACTTCGGTGGCCGCCGTCTCGGTGGCGCTTAATGGAGCTCGGTCCAAGACCGTAAAGCTGAGCGAAGACACTCGGGAGCGGATCCTACGCGCGGCCAACGAGCTTGGCTATCGCCGCAATCCCCACGCCGGGGCGCTCGCGACCGGGCGCTCTAAGGTGGTCGGGCTGATGCTTCCCTCCGCTTCCTCCTACGCGGACCACGACCCATTTTTCTGGCTCTTCACTACCGGCGTCGCCGCCGCCGCCGCCCGTCGAGGCTACAACCTCATGCTCTACTCCGCGAATTCGGAGAACGGGCCGGCTCAGATCGACCGGTTTGTCGCCGGCCTGGTGTTCGTGAGCCCGCCGACCGAGGCGGCGATGTACGCCGAGTGCGATCGGCAGCGAATCCCGTATGTCTCCGTGTTTGGCGATCCGGCCGAGGCACGGCTTACCGTCGGCTCTAGCGACCGCGAGGGTGGCCTGATGGCGACCCGCCACCTCCTCCAACAAGGCCATCGAAGGATCGCTCATCTAAGGGGGCGAGAGGAGATCCGCACCACGCACCCGCGGCAGCAGGGATACGAGGACGCGTTGCACGAGGCCGGGATCGGGGTCGATGAAACCCTAATCCAGCCCGGCGACTTCAACCGCCTGACCGGCTTTATGTCGACGAAGGCGCTCATGGCGCTGCCGGGTTCCCGGCGTCCGACCGCCATCTTCGCCTGCAACGACCTCGCCGCCCACGGCGCCATGGAGGCGATCGCCGAAGCCGGGCTCCGGATTCCCGAGGATGTGGCCGTGGTCGGCTACGACGACACCTGGTTCGCCACCGTCGTCCAACCCGCGCTGACGAGCGTCGACATGGACGTGCTCGGGCTCGGAGACCGCGCCGCCGACCTCGTACTGGATGCCATCGAGGGACAGTTTACGGACGCCGGTCAAGTCGTCCTTCCCGTCCGCCTTACCGTTCGTGAGTCGAGCGGCGCCCAAATGTCCGGCCCGATGGAGGGTAGTTAA
- a CDS encoding calcium-binding protein: MASIGRGVWAGFVVATLVAGCSRPPRVSEVTGCIANGETASFPIEGPATGESRSAFDGFGCNSVATRGELRCVHLRPKAATNPKETHAGLFLGPYVHGDMTVSCGILTAAQLRLGSPSNPHEVGWLIWNYRDNDHFYYAMAKPNGWELGKRDPAFPGGQRFLATDDRTTYPVGRRYELRVEQRGNRIELFIDGQSITVFEDTDHPYTGGIVGFYTEDADVYFDSLKIGK; the protein is encoded by the coding sequence GTGGCGAGTATCGGACGAGGCGTGTGGGCAGGTTTCGTCGTCGCCACCCTGGTCGCCGGATGTTCGCGGCCGCCGCGAGTTTCGGAAGTCACCGGCTGCATCGCGAATGGCGAGACTGCGTCGTTTCCCATCGAAGGGCCGGCGACCGGCGAATCGCGCTCTGCGTTCGACGGTTTCGGTTGTAACTCGGTTGCCACACGGGGGGAGCTTCGATGCGTTCACCTCCGTCCCAAAGCAGCGACCAACCCAAAGGAAACCCACGCCGGACTCTTCCTGGGCCCGTACGTGCACGGCGATATGACCGTATCTTGCGGGATTCTAACCGCCGCGCAGCTACGCTTGGGGTCACCGTCAAATCCGCACGAGGTTGGCTGGCTGATCTGGAACTACCGCGACAACGACCACTTTTACTATGCGATGGCGAAGCCGAACGGTTGGGAGCTCGGCAAACGCGATCCTGCTTTTCCGGGTGGTCAACGGTTTTTGGCAACGGACGATCGAACGACTTATCCGGTCGGCAGACGATACGAACTGCGGGTGGAGCAACGCGGCAACCGAATCGAATTGTTCATCGACGGCCAGTCCATAACGGTGTTTGAAGACACCGACCATCCGTACACCGGCGGAATAGTCGGGTTCTACACCGAAGACGCGGACGTCTACTTCGACTCGCTGAAGATTGGAAAGTGA
- a CDS encoding dienelactone hydrolase family protein: MKQILTLILLVTVALASAQDWAKKKLDASPRHQEWVELKNGGRTVKAFVVYPERKDKAPVVILIHEIMGMTDWVQSTADQWAEKGYIAIAPDFLTGMGPNGGRTDSFGDLSKVREAISGLPADQITGDLNAAFDYAKKIPSANGKVAVAGFCWGGGQAFRYTTNQPGLAAAFVFYGVPPTTDAEVARIKAPVYGFYGGNDNRIDATIPDTEKLMKAGGKVYEPVIYEGAGHGFMRAGEQPDAQEANKKARDAAWKRMLEILGKGDLMAALTCCDG; this comes from the coding sequence ATGAAACAGATCCTCACGCTCATCCTTCTCGTCACCGTAGCGCTTGCCTCCGCTCAGGACTGGGCGAAGAAGAAGCTGGATGCCTCCCCCCGGCACCAAGAGTGGGTCGAGCTTAAGAACGGCGGCCGCACCGTGAAGGCGTTCGTCGTCTATCCCGAGCGGAAGGACAAGGCGCCGGTCGTGATCCTCATCCACGAGATCATGGGGATGACCGATTGGGTCCAGTCCACCGCCGACCAGTGGGCGGAGAAGGGATACATTGCCATCGCTCCCGACTTTCTCACCGGGATGGGACCGAACGGGGGTCGGACCGACTCGTTCGGCGACCTGAGCAAAGTGCGCGAGGCGATCAGCGGACTTCCGGCGGACCAGATCACCGGCGACCTGAACGCGGCGTTCGACTATGCGAAGAAGATTCCGAGCGCAAACGGAAAGGTCGCGGTAGCCGGATTCTGCTGGGGCGGGGGACAGGCGTTCCGGTATACGACGAACCAGCCCGGTCTCGCGGCGGCATTCGTGTTTTACGGCGTTCCGCCCACCACGGACGCCGAAGTGGCTCGAATCAAGGCGCCGGTGTACGGCTTTTACGGCGGGAACGATAACCGGATCGACGCCACGATCCCCGACACCGAGAAGCTGATGAAAGCCGGTGGCAAAGTGTACGAACCGGTGATCTACGAAGGGGCCGGCCACGGCTTCATGCGGGCCGGCGAGCAGCCGGACGCCCAAGAGGCGAACAAGAAAGCCCGCGATGCCGCGTGGAAACGAATGCTTGAGATTCTTGGCAAGGGCGACCTGATGGCCGCCCTCACCTGCTGCGACGGCTAG
- a CDS encoding DoxX family protein gives MDKLEVYEHPWAPKLQSVLRIVIALLFLEHGTQKIFNFPPAEKPMPFNLTSEMGIGGAIELVGGILLLLGLFTRPAAFIMAGEMAYAYWKVHAPGSLYPIVNKGELAVAYCFVFLFLAAAGGGPWSLDRLIRRSK, from the coding sequence ATGGACAAACTCGAAGTATATGAGCACCCCTGGGCGCCGAAGCTGCAGAGCGTTCTCCGGATCGTGATTGCGCTTCTTTTCCTAGAGCACGGGACGCAGAAGATCTTCAACTTCCCGCCCGCCGAGAAGCCGATGCCGTTCAATCTCACGTCGGAGATGGGCATTGGCGGGGCCATCGAGCTGGTCGGCGGCATTCTCCTCCTTCTTGGCCTCTTCACCCGCCCGGCCGCGTTCATCATGGCCGGGGAGATGGCCTACGCCTACTGGAAAGTGCACGCTCCCGGCAGCCTCTATCCGATCGTCAATAAGGGTGAGCTGGCGGTCGCGTATTGCTTTGTCTTCCTCTTCCTCGCCGCCGCCGGCGGCGGCCCATGGAGCTTGGACCGCCTGATACGGCGATCCAAGTAG
- a CDS encoding sugar ABC transporter ATP-binding protein, whose protein sequence is MQPILEVRGLTKTFPAVKALDGVDLSVLPGEVHGIVGENGAGKSTLMKILSGIYPPSSGELFFEGAPTAIRNPAAAIRMGIAMIHQELNLVDELSVADNLFLGQERTKAGRIDRGRTRLEADDLLAQVKAGFPSEARVGDLSIAGKQLVEIAKALSYKAKVIIMDEPTAVLSEAESSALFSLMSRLKQDGVAILFISHHLREVREHCDRITVLRDGRLVATFHADAATEGAIARMMVGRELADLFPPKSVPSAGTVLKVTGLRLVRSAPPFDLEIRAGEIVGLAGLVGSGRTEVAEAIVGLRPKVGGEIEVGGQAVSIRRPIDAMRCGLAYVSEDRKERGLVLGMDTVQNVTLANLRRYAHPVVRKKEESAAVAAWVEKLDIRAGDLHSPTLYLSGGNQQKVAVAKWLDTRPKVLLLDEPTRGIDIGAKREMYELIQNLAADGMACLVISSEMPELLGLCHRILVMRSGQIVGTATTEEEIMRLAAGLEPLLVD, encoded by the coding sequence ATGCAGCCGATCCTCGAAGTTCGAGGTCTGACGAAGACGTTTCCCGCCGTGAAGGCGCTGGATGGCGTCGATCTCAGCGTTTTGCCGGGGGAAGTGCACGGGATCGTCGGCGAGAACGGGGCGGGCAAGAGCACGCTGATGAAGATCCTGAGCGGGATCTACCCGCCGTCGAGCGGAGAGCTCTTCTTCGAAGGAGCGCCAACCGCGATTCGCAATCCGGCCGCCGCGATTCGGATGGGGATTGCCATGATCCACCAGGAGCTGAACCTCGTCGACGAGCTGTCGGTGGCCGACAACCTCTTTCTCGGCCAAGAGCGAACGAAGGCGGGCAGAATCGATCGGGGGCGCACCCGCCTTGAAGCCGACGATCTGCTCGCTCAGGTCAAAGCCGGCTTTCCGTCCGAGGCGCGGGTGGGGGACCTCTCCATCGCCGGCAAACAGCTCGTGGAGATCGCGAAGGCGCTCTCCTATAAGGCGAAGGTGATCATCATGGACGAGCCGACGGCGGTGCTGTCCGAGGCTGAATCGAGCGCTCTCTTCAGCCTGATGAGCCGGCTTAAGCAGGATGGCGTCGCCATCCTCTTCATCTCCCACCATTTGCGCGAAGTGCGGGAGCATTGCGACCGCATCACGGTGCTGCGTGACGGCCGGCTCGTTGCTACGTTCCACGCCGACGCCGCAACGGAAGGAGCGATTGCCCGGATGATGGTGGGCCGGGAGCTCGCAGACCTCTTCCCACCCAAGTCGGTGCCGAGCGCGGGGACAGTCTTAAAGGTAACCGGCCTGCGGTTGGTCCGGTCCGCCCCACCTTTCGACCTTGAGATTAGGGCAGGAGAAATTGTCGGGCTTGCCGGACTGGTCGGCTCCGGCAGGACCGAAGTCGCCGAAGCCATCGTGGGCCTCCGGCCAAAGGTGGGCGGCGAGATCGAAGTCGGCGGACAGGCCGTCTCGATCCGCCGCCCGATCGACGCGATGCGATGCGGGCTCGCCTACGTCTCGGAGGATCGCAAAGAACGGGGATTGGTGTTAGGGATGGACACCGTTCAAAACGTCACCCTCGCCAACCTGCGCCGGTACGCCCACCCGGTGGTGCGGAAAAAGGAAGAGTCGGCGGCGGTCGCCGCGTGGGTCGAGAAGCTCGACATCCGCGCCGGCGACCTGCACTCTCCCACGCTGTACCTGAGCGGCGGAAACCAGCAAAAGGTCGCCGTGGCAAAATGGCTCGACACTCGGCCGAAGGTGCTGCTGCTGGACGAGCCGACCCGCGGCATCGACATCGGCGCGAAGCGCGAAATGTACGAGCTCATTCAAAACCTGGCCGCCGACGGCATGGCCTGCCTCGTCATCTCCTCCGAGATGCCGGAGCTCCTCGGCCTCTGCCACCGAATCCTCGTCATGCGATCGGGCCAGATCGTAGGAACCGCCACCACTGAGGAAGAAATCATGCGGCTGGCCGCGGGTTTGGAACCATTGCTAGTCGACTAG
- a CDS encoding ABC transporter permease, translated as MKVDRLKGSRFLETYGVLIAFALLVLVNVIWQPGMFLRPENLRNLINQNAATGILAVGMTLVIVGGGIDLSVGSMMAFVASIMVLAMDKLLALGRPEGLSVSLAVLACLALGAAAGLLNGLVITLGRVAPFIATLAGLVAFRSVALALADGGEVRANSAVLFPALGEGGIPIPFLRTPAGPLVITWSMLAFAAVALGAGFLLNSTRYGRHLIAVGANERAARYSAIGVAQVKTVSYTLMGLCVAIAAIGQTARLNSVSTSQLGLSSELDAIAAVVIGGTSLAGGRGRIWSTVVGVLILGIISNMLLLAGVSIYWQGFVKGAIILIAVLIQRSDRSASS; from the coding sequence ATGAAGGTTGACCGGTTGAAAGGGTCGAGATTCTTGGAGACGTACGGCGTCTTAATCGCCTTCGCGCTGCTCGTTCTGGTCAACGTGATCTGGCAGCCCGGAATGTTCTTACGTCCGGAGAATCTTCGCAACCTGATCAATCAGAACGCGGCGACCGGCATCCTCGCTGTGGGAATGACGCTCGTGATCGTGGGCGGCGGAATCGACTTAAGCGTCGGCAGCATGATGGCGTTCGTCGCCTCGATCATGGTGCTCGCGATGGACAAGCTCTTGGCGCTCGGACGGCCGGAGGGGCTTTCGGTATCGCTCGCGGTGCTCGCATGTTTGGCTTTGGGAGCGGCCGCGGGGTTGCTGAATGGCTTGGTGATCACCCTGGGCCGGGTGGCTCCATTCATCGCAACCCTGGCCGGTTTGGTCGCCTTTCGCTCGGTCGCCCTCGCCTTGGCGGACGGGGGCGAGGTTCGGGCTAACAGCGCCGTTTTGTTTCCCGCTTTAGGAGAGGGGGGAATCCCGATACCGTTCCTTCGCACCCCGGCGGGGCCGCTGGTGATCACGTGGAGCATGCTTGCCTTCGCCGCGGTCGCCCTCGGGGCGGGGTTCCTCTTAAATTCGACTCGTTACGGCCGCCACCTCATCGCGGTCGGGGCCAACGAGCGGGCGGCGCGGTACAGCGCCATCGGGGTGGCCCAGGTGAAGACGGTCAGCTATACGTTGATGGGGCTCTGCGTGGCCATCGCGGCGATCGGGCAGACGGCGAGGCTGAACTCGGTTTCCACCTCCCAACTCGGCCTCTCATCGGAGCTCGACGCGATCGCGGCGGTCGTCATCGGTGGCACCAGTCTCGCCGGTGGACGAGGGCGGATCTGGAGCACGGTGGTCGGCGTTCTGATCCTCGGCATCATTAGCAACATGCTGTTGCTTGCCGGGGTGTCGATTTATTGGCAGGGATTCGTCAAGGGCGCTATTATCCTCATCGCGGTGCTGATTCAAAGAAGCGACCGCTCGGCGAGCTCTTGA